The following coding sequences are from one Zonotrichia albicollis isolate bZonAlb1 chromosome 13, bZonAlb1.hap1, whole genome shotgun sequence window:
- the LOC141730821 gene encoding LOW QUALITY PROTEIN: uncharacterized protein LOC141730821 (The sequence of the model RefSeq protein was modified relative to this genomic sequence to represent the inferred CDS: substituted 1 base at 1 genomic stop codon), giving the protein MGTNQSKEVPQASPLGCILAHWKEVTSRGGSENKKDLIQYCTRWWPLYRLEDGARWPPTGTLDYNTLLQLMLFLRREGKWNEVSYADMFFVLRNHQEWQRDCGIKAPSDPLVLALERDNKAKRGQIKRCCSACSIGQRCMRSDKVYCSEEQERDTFEWVKHPPAPPRGGMVREVEADAEDEEEGSLPKKEEEDSGGEGTSTRAHPTRGSPIASRTRRQVVLQAPLRQAVGPEGGRLMIKVPFTTLDLEAWERVARNYRVDPILTAKRLRYVIKQHNPDWADIQLLLDAFTETEKQLILKTAGNLAEDYCKATQLDVKQHFPLQDPEWDPNVSAEVKKLAEYQEWIVTGVERAIPKTINWSALYSLKQGPSETPSEFLERLRDTMRRHTSLDPESEVGINQLVNSFLGQSAGDIRRKLQKIRGADARNLEALLEEAWRVFSNREEGYKRGMKRLVAVVQEERQRKHNQGPPRQGPPRLGRDQCAICKRIGHWKDQCPERRRSDQQMAAHVQNNXGGPGDPAPADPLVITMRLGEEGKRVEFLVDTRATYSVLNKALVPVENDYVVVQGATGQSERAYFCKPLKYKLGKQWGIHKFLYMPNSPRALLGRDLLEQLQATIIFKIGEITLEVNDQKYIEALSLTLTATGIKEEIDEEILSQVFPGVWASDVPGRVKNASPIVIKLKEGAQPVRIKQYPLRKEDREGISSIIENFLQLGLLKECQSDFNTPILPVRKSDGTYRIVQDLRAINKITEDLYPVVANPYTLLTCLTPELTWFTVLDLKDAFFCLPIHEASQKFFAFEWESPKSGRKTQLTWTRLPQGWKNSPTLFGEQLAKDLESWEAPQKEGRLLQYVDDLLLATQTREACVAWTVSLLNFLGLQGYRVSKKKAQIVKQKVVYLGYEVSAGQRTLGQARKEAICQTPKPQTIKELQTFLGMAGWCRLWVYNYGLLVRPLYALIANGNRDLQWTKEATRAFHQLKDALMSAPALGLPDVSKPFFLFSHEKQGIALGILAQDLGPYRRAVAYLSKQLDATAKGWPGCLRAVAAVVLNIQEARKFTLGQKMTVLVSHTVSAVLEVKGGHWLSPQRFLKYQAIMVEQDDVEIVVTNIVNPASFLSGNQGEAVHHDCLETIEATYSSHPDLKDTPLDDAETWFTDGSSYVADGKRYAGYAVTTYREVIESGPLPTGTSAQKAEIIALTRALERAKGRRINIYTDSR; this is encoded by the exons ATGGGAACTAACCAGAGTAAGGAAGTTCCGCAGGCCAGCCCCTTAGGGTGCATCTTGGCCCACTGGAAGGAAGTCACTAGCCGGGGGGGCTCTGAGAATAAAAAGGATCTAATCCAGTATTGCACACGCTGGTGGCCCTTATATAGGCTAGAGGACGGGGCAAGGTGGCCACCCACTGGAACCCTGGACTATAATACTTTACTGCAGTTGATGTTGTTTCTAAGACGGGAGGGTAAATGGAATGAGGTCTCGTATGCtgatatgttttttgttttaagaaaccaCCAAGAGTGGCAGAGGGACTGTGGGATTAAGGCACCCTCAGACccactggtcttggcccttgaaagggacaacaaggcaaagagagggcaaaTCAAACGCTGCTGTTCAGCATGCAGTATAGGACAACGGTGTATGAGATCAGATAAGGTCTATTGTTCTGAGGAGCAAGAACGGGACACATTTGAGTGGGTGAAacatcctccagctcctccccgaGGGGGGATGGTtagggaagttgaggctgatgctgaggatgaggaggaaggaagcctccccaaaaaggaggaggaggactcaGGTGGGGAAGGCACATCTACTAGAGCCCACCCCACCCGTGGGAGTCCAATTGCATCTAGGACTAGGAGGCAAGTAGTGCTACAGGCCCCTCTGCGACAGGCAGTGGGACCAGAAGGGGGTAGATTAATGATTAAAGTGCCATTTACCACCCTTGATTTAGAAGCATGGGAAAGGGTTGCGAGGAATTACCGTGTTGACCCGATACTCACTGCCAAACGCCTAAGGTATGTTATCAAACAGCACAACCCAGACTGGGCTGACATCCAGCTACTACTGGATGCTTTCACTGAGACAGAGAAGCAGCTGATCTTAAAGACAGCTGGAAATTTGGCGGAGGATTACTGTAAAGCCACCCAGCTGGATGTAAAACAACATTTCCCCCTCCAAGACCCAGAATGGGACCCTAATGTGTCGGCAGaggtaaagaaattagcagagtATCAAGAGTGGATAGTAACAGGGGTGGAAAGAGCTATTCCAAAAACCATAAACTGGTCTGCCTTATATTCACTTAAGCAGGGACCTTCTGAGACTCCATCTGAATTTCTAGAGCGTTTAAGGGATACCATGCGTCGTCATACATCATTAGATCCGGAGTCTGAGGTAGGGATAAACCAACTAGTTAATTCATTTTTGGGGCAGTCTGCTGGAGATATCAGGCGTAAACTTCAGAAGATTCGGGGAGCAGACGCGAGAAATCTTGAAGCCTTGTTAGAAGAGGCCTGGAGAGTATTTAGTAACCGGGAGGAAGGATATAAACGGGGAATGAAAAGGTTGGTGGCAGTGGTAcaggaggaaaggcagaggaaacACAACCAGGGCCCACCGAGACAAGGACCACCTCGGTTGGGCAGGGACCAGTGTGCAATCTGCAAAAGAATTGGTCACTGGAAAGACCAATGCCCAGAACGAAGAAGGAGTGACCAACAGATGGCTGCACACGTACAAAACAACTGAGGAGGACCGGGGGATCCTGCCCCAGCGGATCCACTGGTTATAACAAtgaggctgggggaagaagggaaaagggtagAATTTTTAGTTGACACAAGAGCTACATATTCAGTcctaaataaagctttagtgcCTGTGGAAAATGATTATGTTGTAGTGCAGGGggcaactggccagtctgaaaggGCATATTTTTGCAAACCTTTGAAGTACAAATTGGGAAAACAATGGGGTATTCATAAGTTCTTATACATGCCTAATTCACCAAGAGCACTCTTGGGGAGAGATTTATTGGAACAACTACAAGCCACCATCATATTCAAAATTGGGGAAATTACTCTGGAGGTGAATGATCAAAAGTATATAGAGGCACTAAGTTTAACTCTGACTGCTACTGGCATTAAGGAAGAAATTGATGAGGAAATATTAAGTCAGGTATTTCCCGGGGTGTGggcctctgatgtgccaggaagGGTAAAAAATGCCTCTCCCATAGTAATCAAACTCAaggagggagcgcagccagtgAGAATCAAGCAGTACCCCCTAAGGAAAGAGGACAGGGAGGGAATCAGCTCAATAATCGAAAATTTTCTGCAACTAGGATTGCTGAAGGAATGCCAATCTGATTTCAATACTCCCATCCTGCCTGTTCGGAAATCTGATGGGACATACCGGATAGTACAGGATTTAAGGGCTAtcaataaaataacagaagatCTGTATCCGGTTGTAGCCAATCCATACACTTTATTAACTTGcctaacacctgagctaacctggttcactgttctaGATTTAaaggatgccttcttttgcctccccatccatgaagccagccaaaaattctttgcattcgaatgggaaagccctaaaagtgGGCGCAAAACCCAGCTCACATGGACCAGACTACCACAAGGTTGGAAAAATTCCCCCACCCTGTTCGGGGAACAACTTGCAAAGGATCTGGAATCCTGGGAAGCCCCACAGAAAGAAGGAAGGCTTTTGCAGTATGTTGATGACCTTCTACTGGCCACTCAGACAAGGGAAGCATGTGtggcctggacggtaagccttttgaatttcctaggactccaaggatacagagtatccaagaaaaaggcacagatagtgaaacagaaagtagTCTACCTGGGGTAcgaggtgagtgctgggcaacGGACTTTAGGGCAGGCTCGCAAGGAAGCCAtatgccaaaccccaaaaccccagaccaTAAAGGAACTCCAAACGTTCCtaggcatggcagggtggtgccggctgtgggtttataattatggactactcgtcagacccctctatgctcttattgccaatggaaacagagatctccagtggacgaAAGAAGCaacacgggcctttcaccagctaaaggatgccctcatgtcagctccagctttgggacTTCCAGATGTGAGTAAaccatttttcctattttcccatgagaaacagggaattgccctgggaatactggctcaagacttgggtccataccgaaGGGCAGTcgcttacctctctaagcaactagatgcaacagccaaaggatggccaggttgcctcagagctgtagcagcagttgtgctgaacatccaagaggcacgcaagtttaccctgggacaaaaaatgactgtgctagtgtcccacacagtgtctgcagtactggaagtaaagggtggacACTGGCTTTCACcgcagaggtttctgaaataccaggccattaTGGtggagcaagatgatgtagagatcgtggtgactaatattgtcaacccagcttcttttctcagtggaaaccAAGGAGAGGCAGTACACCACgattgcctggagaccattgaagctacctactccagccacCCAGACTTAAAGGATACCCCCCTGGACGacgcagagacctggttcactgatggGAGCAGCTACGTTGCTGATGGGAAGCGATATGCTGGATATGCAGTGACCACCTATAGAGAGGTAAtcgagtctggacccttaccaacaggcacCTCCGCGCAGAAGGCCGAGATAATTGCCCTGACCCGTGCCTTGGAAAGGGCAAAAGGAAGGAGAATAAACATCTACACAGACTCGAG GTAA